A window of the Harmonia axyridis chromosome 5, icHarAxyr1.1, whole genome shotgun sequence genome harbors these coding sequences:
- the LOC123680370 gene encoding piggyBac transposable element-derived protein 3-like, with protein MDPKFVRGFSLKEALDIVYNDEEDSNGVCDIYISPPEPNVLTDEDSGDEEGGEMDNLSRGQLSTAAEIRLSDNSRITGFEDVSNEEGSEGDNSLLESEVSQIEKCGPSTSSNKSTKKTNSTKKPQKKVKETLKRTWIEGDLLKTTAVFPQPDYTNFIGKSPTDLFELFFDDDIVRMLVEESNKYALFLNHPDPKIESDEMKCFIGILILTGYNSLPGKCFYWDSESDMGNQLVKEAMRRDRFRQIMRFLHCADNTKPNYKDKMWKLRPLIEKLQKNYLKYFKPTENMSYDECMVKYYGRHSCKQFIRGKPIRFGYKVWSLNAENGYLINFDIYQGSNPKSVTEYDNKFGKATSPLLIMLDSLPDRNLRYQIYTDNLFTSFNLLTELKQRGYGVTGTVRENRVPKDCPITSKLDMKKKKRGSIESKISKDEGVILVRWTDNAPVTMASTSYGIEPTSLVKRYSQSEKKIIQIPQPRLINAYNKYMGGTDRMDEDIARHRIGIRSKKWYWPLLTWLIDTALHNAWIQYKSAGNSITNLNFRREIVKVYLNRFKTAPKRYGRPTTSRNSVSMNRISDDIRYDHKDHLVVPVPNNKRRRCAGEGCSSVGRTQCNKCDLGLCVECFYIFHIK; from the exons ATGGATCCCAAATTTGT gcgAGGTTTCTCTCTCAAAGAAGCCTTAGATATAGTATATAACGACGAAGAAGATAGCAATGGTGTGTGTGACATTTACATATCACCGCCGGAACCAAATGTACTGACAGATGAAGATTCGGGTGATGAAGAAGGCGGGGAAATGGATAATTTATCACGTGGCCAATTATCAACTGCAGCAGAAATCCGACTTTCTGACAATTCGCGCATAACTGGCTTCGAAGATGTTTCAAATGAAGAAGGCAGTGAAGGAGACAATAGTTTATTAGAAAGTGAAGTTAGTCAGATTGAAAAATGTGGTCCAAGCACTAGTTCAAACAAGAGCACCAAAAAgacgaattcaacgaagaagCCGCAGAAGAAAGTGAAAGAAACACTCAAAAGAACTTGGATCGAGGGCGATCTTCTAAAAACGACAGCAGTATTTCCACAGCCAGACTATACCAATTTTATAGGAAAATCCCCAACagatttatttgaattgtttttcgaCGACGACATTGTTCGTATGTTAGTAGAAGAATCAAATAAATATGCGCTCTTCCTAAACCATCCAGATCCGAAAATAGAATCTGATGAAATGAAGTGTTTCATCGGTATACTTATTTTGACCGGGTATAACTCTCTTCCCGGAAAATGTTTTTACTGGGATTCAGAATCGGACATGGGAAATCAATTAGTAAAGGAAGCAATGCGTAGGGACAGATTTCGACAGATAATGCGTTTTTTACATTGTGCCGATAATACCAAACCCAATTACAAAGACAAAATGTGGAAACTTAGGCCGctcattgaaaaacttcaaaaaaattatttgaaatattttaagccGACAGAAAATATGAGTTACGACGAATGTATGGTGAAATACTATGGCAGACACAGCTGCAAACAGTTTATTCGCGGAAAACCGATAAGATTTGGCTATAAAGTATGGAGTTTGAATGCCGAAAACGGCTACCTAATCAACTTCGATATATATCAGGGAAGTAATCCGAAGTCGGTTACTGAATATGACAATAAATTTGGAAAAGCTACTTCTCCATTACTAATAATGCTAGACTCCTTGCCAGATAGAAATCTTCGTTATCAAATTTATACAGACAATTTGTTTACGAGTTTCAATCTTTTGACGGAGCTAAAGCAAAGAGGCTATGGAGTTACAGGAACCGTTAGAGAAAATAGGGTTCCAAAGGACTGCCCAATAACTTCTAAATTAgacatgaagaaaaaaaaaagaggttcTATCGAgtctaaaatttcaaaagatgaaGGTGTGATACTAGTGCGTTGGACTGACAATGCCCCTGTTACCATGGCTTCAACTTCTTATGGAATTGAACCCACTTCTTTGGTGAAAAGATATTCACAGTCCgagaagaaaattattcaaattccccAGCCACGTCTTATAAATGCCTATAATAAATATATGGGTGGGACAGATCGGATGGACGAAGATATTGCGCGCCATAGAATAGGTATCAGAAGTAAGAAATGGTATTGGCCGTTACTTACTTGGCTTATAGATACCGCATTACACAATGCATGGATACAGTATAAAAGTGCAGGTAATTCAATTACTAATCTGAATTTCAGAAGAGAAATTGTAAAGGTATACCTAAATAGGTTTAAAACTGCCCCAAAAAGATATGGAAGACCAACAACGAGTAGAAATAGTGTCTCCATGAATAGGATTTCGGATGATATCAGGTATGACCATAAGGACCACTTAGTTGTTCCAGTTCCAAATAACAAGAGGAGAAGATGTGCCGGAGAAGGATGCTCCTCTGTTGGTCGAACACAGTGCAATAAATGTGATTTGGGACTATGTGTGgaatgtttttatatatttcacatTAAATAA